In uncultured Bacteroides sp., one genomic interval encodes:
- a CDS encoding S1-like domain-containing RNA-binding protein, whose translation MSIELGKFNVLEVVKEVDFGVYLDGEEEGEILLPTRYVPEECNIGDFLNVFLYLDNEERLIATTLTPLVQVGEFACLEVSWVNQFGAFLNWGLMKDLFVPFREQKMKMLVGKKYVIYTYIDEESYRIVASAKVDRYLSKEIPTYQPNDEVSILIWQKTDLGFKAIVENEFSGLLYDSEIFQPLQTGMQLKAFVKQVREDGKIDLMLQKPGFEKIDDFSDKLLSHIKENGGSIQLNDKSPAEEIYDAFQVSKKTFKKAVGDLYKKRLIVIEANGIRLAKD comes from the coding sequence ATGAGTATAGAACTTGGGAAATTTAACGTACTTGAGGTCGTAAAAGAAGTCGATTTTGGCGTTTATCTAGATGGTGAAGAAGAAGGAGAAATTCTGCTTCCTACCCGTTACGTACCTGAAGAGTGCAACATTGGCGATTTCCTTAATGTTTTTCTCTACCTTGACAACGAAGAACGGTTAATCGCTACAACCTTGACACCTTTGGTTCAGGTGGGCGAGTTTGCTTGTCTGGAAGTCTCTTGGGTAAACCAATTCGGAGCATTCCTTAACTGGGGATTGATGAAAGATCTTTTTGTGCCGTTCCGGGAACAAAAGATGAAAATGCTGGTAGGCAAAAAATATGTAATTTATACATATATTGACGAAGAAAGCTACCGCATTGTGGCTTCTGCCAAAGTAGACAGATATCTGTCGAAAGAGATTCCTACCTATCAACCCAATGATGAAGTATCCATTCTTATCTGGCAAAAAACGGATCTTGGCTTTAAGGCCATTGTCGAGAATGAGTTCAGTGGTTTACTATATGACAGCGAAATTTTCCAGCCTTTACAAACCGGAATGCAACTTAAAGCTTTCGTAAAGCAAGTGAGGGAAGATGGTAAAATAGATCTCATGCTTCAGAAACCCGGATTTGAAAAGATTGATGATTTCTCTGATAAATTATTATCGCATATCAAGGAAAATGGTGGAAGTATTCAGCTGAATGACAAGAGTCCGGCTGAGGAAATATATGATGCTTTCCAAGTGAGTAAAAAAACATTCAAGAAGGCTGTTGGAGATCTGTACAAAAAGAGATTAATTGTTATTGAAGCCAACGGAATCCGCTTAGCTAAAGACTAA
- a CDS encoding biosynthetic peptidoglycan transglycosylase, whose amino-acid sequence MGHKTKIGILAVLGLIVIALIAAYIGRDALLNHYAKGKFDNLEKKYGLNISYARLHMPGISEIEIEQFSVVPNERDTLLTLHSAKIDLSLLKMLTLKAEVKRVTTDELHISFVKKDSISNYDFLFKKNKKKEDKENKKDYARKISDILDMSFGMLPENGDMKDLVMSYQRDSDYTEVQIPTLHISDNRFVTEIIVKEDNTERHWMSRGRLNNGEKTVEAELYSKNRGKVLLPYLKKYYGAEVAFDTLAYRLTETELAGGEIALSGKAEVCGLQFYHAALSPEVVNLDRGSFNYKINVGKDFVELDSATVIQFNRLQFHPYIKAQKKEKWHITMSVDKPPFTADDLFSSLPKGLFSSLEGIRTSGKLSYHFLLDIDFNNLNALKLESDLKSHGFSILGYGKENLAKMNGSFLYTAYENGAPVRTFIVGPESAGFCALDSISPLLQTAVMQSEDGSFFAHRGFRLDAMRNALIYDLKRKKFARGGSTISMQLVKNVFLNRNKNLLRKLEEAMIVWLIENKGITSKHRMYEVYLNIAEWGPMIYGAREASHFYFDKEPSQLTAQEAIFMASIIPKPKHFRSSFDENMQLKPWLGSYFRLIANRLSRKGLITEEEAANILPVVKLTGASVNNFPVPVDSVTVILPPEEVNNE is encoded by the coding sequence GATTCTGGCTGTTCTTGGCCTGATTGTTATAGCACTGATAGCTGCATACATTGGCAGAGACGCTCTGTTAAATCACTATGCAAAAGGAAAATTTGACAACTTAGAAAAGAAATACGGACTGAACATCAGTTACGCCCGCCTTCATATGCCTGGAATCAGTGAAATAGAGATAGAACAATTCTCGGTGGTTCCAAATGAAAGAGATACACTTTTAACACTTCATTCGGCAAAGATAGACCTTAGTCTTTTGAAAATGCTTACTCTGAAAGCTGAGGTAAAAAGAGTTACAACAGATGAACTTCATATTTCTTTCGTAAAGAAAGACTCTATCTCCAACTATGATTTCCTGTTTAAGAAAAATAAGAAGAAGGAAGATAAGGAGAATAAAAAGGACTATGCCCGAAAGATATCTGATATTTTAGATATGTCCTTTGGAATGTTGCCCGAAAATGGCGATATGAAGGACTTGGTTATGAGTTATCAGCGTGACAGTGATTATACAGAAGTGCAGATTCCTACGCTTCATATTTCCGACAATCGTTTTGTAACCGAGATTATAGTAAAAGAGGACAATACTGAACGTCACTGGATGAGTAGAGGGCGCTTAAATAACGGCGAAAAAACCGTTGAGGCCGAGCTTTATTCCAAGAATAGAGGAAAGGTATTACTTCCTTACCTGAAAAAATATTACGGTGCAGAGGTTGCTTTTGATACATTGGCTTATCGGCTCACCGAAACTGAACTGGCAGGGGGCGAAATAGCTTTATCTGGTAAAGCCGAAGTTTGCGGATTGCAGTTTTATCATGCAGCTCTTTCTCCTGAAGTGGTTAATCTGGATAGGGGAAGTTTCAATTATAAAATCAATGTGGGAAAAGATTTTGTAGAGTTAGATAGTGCAACGGTTATCCAGTTTAACAGATTGCAATTCCATCCCTATATAAAGGCACAGAAAAAAGAAAAATGGCACATAACTATGTCTGTTGATAAACCTCCGTTTACAGCCGACGATCTTTTCTCTTCCTTGCCTAAAGGACTGTTCAGTAGTCTGGAAGGTATAAGAACAAGTGGAAAGCTCTCTTACCACTTCTTGTTGGATATTGATTTTAATAATCTGAATGCGCTGAAACTGGAATCAGATCTCAAAAGCCATGGCTTTAGCATACTCGGTTACGGAAAAGAGAATCTGGCTAAAATGAACGGTTCTTTTCTTTATACAGCTTATGAGAACGGGGCGCCTGTTCGCACCTTTATTGTGGGCCCTGAAAGTGCCGGATTCTGTGCACTCGATAGTATATCCCCGCTACTTCAAACGGCCGTTATGCAATCTGAAGACGGATCTTTCTTTGCTCATCGGGGATTCCGCCTGGATGCAATGAGAAACGCACTTATTTACGATCTTAAACGTAAGAAATTTGCCCGCGGTGGCAGCACCATTTCCATGCAGCTGGTTAAGAATGTATTTCTGAACAGGAATAAAAATCTTCTTAGAAAGCTCGAAGAAGCCATGATTGTGTGGCTTATTGAAAATAAAGGTATAACCTCAAAGCACCGCATGTATGAAGTCTATCTGAATATAGCAGAGTGGGGGCCAATGATTTATGGTGCACGTGAAGCATCTCACTTTTACTTTGATAAGGAACCATCACAACTAACAGCACAAGAAGCTATCTTTATGGCATCCATTATCCCAAAGCCGAAGCATTTCCGCAGTTCTTTTGATGAGAATATGCAGCTTAAACCGTGGCTGGGAAGTTATTTCCGACTAATTGCCAATCGCTTGAGCCGAAAAGGACTGATTACAGAGGAAGAAGCTGCCAATATACTCCCTGTGGTTAAACTCACCGGTGCATCAGTTAATAACTTTCCTGTACCTGTAGATTCTGTTACGGTGATTCTACCTCCCGAAGAAGTGAATAACGAATAA